One Rhinolophus sinicus isolate RSC01 linkage group LG06, ASM3656204v1, whole genome shotgun sequence DNA window includes the following coding sequences:
- the SIRT3 gene encoding NAD-dependent protein deacetylase sirtuin-3, mitochondrial isoform X5, with protein sequence MALWGRPAVRALRLWGPGGGRRPIAFSAGVSGILGNGGSSKKEKLSLQDIAELIRARACQRVVVMVGAGISTPSGIPDFRSPGSGRYSNLHQYDVPYPEAIFELSFFLYNPKPFLSLAKKLYPGNHRPNVTHYFLRLLHDKGQLLRLYTQNIDGLERASGIPASKLVEAHGSFASATCIVCRRTAPGEDFWADVLGDRVPCCPVCGGIMKPDIVFFGESLPERFLLHVVDFPTADLLLILGTSLQVEPFASLSEAVRSSVPRLLMNRDMVGPLAWRPRSRDVVQLGDLVHSVERLVELLGWTEEMKDLVRRETGKVTGSDK encoded by the exons ATGGCGCTGTGGGGTCGGCCTGCCGTCCGCGCCCTCAGGCTCTGGGGCCCGGGAG gtggCAGAAGGCCCATAGCTTTCTCTGCGGGTGTCTCTGGGATCCTTGGAAATGGTGGCAGCAGTAAGAAGGAGAAGCTTTCTCTGCAGGACATAGCAGAGTTGATCCGAGCCAGAGCCTGCCAGAGGGTGGTGGTCATGGTGGGGGCTGGCATCAGCACGCCCAGCGGCATTCCCGACTTCAG GTCACCAGGCAGCGGCCGCTACAGCAACCTCCATCAGTACGACGTCCCCTACCCAGAGGCCATTTTTGAGCTCTCCTTCTTCTTGTACAACCCCAAGCCATTCTTGTCTCTGGCCAAGAAGCTGTACCCTGGGAACCACAGGCCCAACGTCACTCACTACTTCCTGCGACTGCTGCACGACAAGGGGCAGCTTCTGCGGCTGTACACACAGAACATCGATGGGCTCGAGAGAG CGTCTGGCATCCCGGCCTCCAAGCTGGTTGAAGCTCACGGGTCCTTTGCCTCTGCCACCTGCATCGTCTGCCGAAGAACAGCCCCAGGGGAGGACTTCTGG GCTGACGTGCTGGGTGACCGGGTCCCCTGCTGCCCAGTTTGCGGCGGCATCATGAAGCCCGACATCGTGTTCTTTGGGGAGTCGCTGCCCGAGAGGTTCTTGCTGCATGTAGTTGACTTCCCCACCGCCGACCTGCTGCTCATCCTGGGGACCTCCCTGCAG GTGGAGCCTTTTGCCAGTTTGTCTGAGGCTGTGCGGAGCTCAGTGCCCAGACTGCTCATGAACCGGGACATGGTGGGGCCCTTGGCCTGGCGTCCTCGCAGCAGGGACGTGGTCCAGCTGGGGGACCTGGTTCACAGCGTGGAGAGGCTGGTGGAGCTGCTGGGCTGGACGGAAGAGATGAAGGATCTTGTCCGGCGGGAAACTGGGAAG GTCACTGGGAGCGACAAATAG
- the SIRT3 gene encoding NAD-dependent protein deacetylase sirtuin-3, mitochondrial isoform X3 translates to MALWGRPAVRALRLWGPGGTSGWPFRGSFLAHIAGGRRPIAFSAGVSGILGNGGSSKKEKLSLQDIAELIRARACQRVVVMVGAGISTPSGIPDFRSPGSGRYSNLHQYDVPYPEAIFELSFFLYNPKPFLSLAKKLYPGNHRPNVTHYFLRLLHDKGQLLRLYTQNIDGLERASGIPASKLVEAHGSFASATCIVCRRTAPGEDFWADVLGDRVPCCPVCGGIMKPDIVFFGESLPERFLLHVVDFPTADLLLILGTSLQVEPFASLSEAVRSSVPRLLMNRDMVGPLAWRPRSRDVVQLGDLVHSVERLVELLGWTEEMKDLVRRETGKVTGSDK, encoded by the exons ATGGCGCTGTGGGGTCGGCCTGCCGTCCGCGCCCTCAGGCTCTGGGGCCCGGGAG GTACCTCAGGATGGCCATTCAGGGGCTCATTTCTTGCACATATCGCAG gtggCAGAAGGCCCATAGCTTTCTCTGCGGGTGTCTCTGGGATCCTTGGAAATGGTGGCAGCAGTAAGAAGGAGAAGCTTTCTCTGCAGGACATAGCAGAGTTGATCCGAGCCAGAGCCTGCCAGAGGGTGGTGGTCATGGTGGGGGCTGGCATCAGCACGCCCAGCGGCATTCCCGACTTCAG GTCACCAGGCAGCGGCCGCTACAGCAACCTCCATCAGTACGACGTCCCCTACCCAGAGGCCATTTTTGAGCTCTCCTTCTTCTTGTACAACCCCAAGCCATTCTTGTCTCTGGCCAAGAAGCTGTACCCTGGGAACCACAGGCCCAACGTCACTCACTACTTCCTGCGACTGCTGCACGACAAGGGGCAGCTTCTGCGGCTGTACACACAGAACATCGATGGGCTCGAGAGAG CGTCTGGCATCCCGGCCTCCAAGCTGGTTGAAGCTCACGGGTCCTTTGCCTCTGCCACCTGCATCGTCTGCCGAAGAACAGCCCCAGGGGAGGACTTCTGG GCTGACGTGCTGGGTGACCGGGTCCCCTGCTGCCCAGTTTGCGGCGGCATCATGAAGCCCGACATCGTGTTCTTTGGGGAGTCGCTGCCCGAGAGGTTCTTGCTGCATGTAGTTGACTTCCCCACCGCCGACCTGCTGCTCATCCTGGGGACCTCCCTGCAG GTGGAGCCTTTTGCCAGTTTGTCTGAGGCTGTGCGGAGCTCAGTGCCCAGACTGCTCATGAACCGGGACATGGTGGGGCCCTTGGCCTGGCGTCCTCGCAGCAGGGACGTGGTCCAGCTGGGGGACCTGGTTCACAGCGTGGAGAGGCTGGTGGAGCTGCTGGGCTGGACGGAAGAGATGAAGGATCTTGTCCGGCGGGAAACTGGGAAG GTCACTGGGAGCGACAAATAG
- the SIRT3 gene encoding NAD-dependent protein deacetylase sirtuin-3, mitochondrial isoform X1 has product MALWGRPAVRALRLWGPGGTSGWPFRGSFLAHIAVWISELRLLSVLAHVICDGKGGHLGNVGGRRPIAFSAGVSGILGNGGSSKKEKLSLQDIAELIRARACQRVVVMVGAGISTPSGIPDFRSPGSGRYSNLHQYDVPYPEAIFELSFFLYNPKPFLSLAKKLYPGNHRPNVTHYFLRLLHDKGQLLRLYTQNIDGLERASGIPASKLVEAHGSFASATCIVCRRTAPGEDFWADVLGDRVPCCPVCGGIMKPDIVFFGESLPERFLLHVVDFPTADLLLILGTSLQVEPFASLSEAVRSSVPRLLMNRDMVGPLAWRPRSRDVVQLGDLVHSVERLVELLGWTEEMKDLVRRETGKVTGSDK; this is encoded by the exons ATGGCGCTGTGGGGTCGGCCTGCCGTCCGCGCCCTCAGGCTCTGGGGCCCGGGAG GTACCTCAGGATGGCCATTCAGGGGCTCATTTCTTGCACATATCGCAG TCTGGATTTCTGAGTTAAGACTGCTTTCTGTTTTAGCGCATGTCATTTGTGATGGGAAAGGTGGTCATTTGGGGAACGTAG gtggCAGAAGGCCCATAGCTTTCTCTGCGGGTGTCTCTGGGATCCTTGGAAATGGTGGCAGCAGTAAGAAGGAGAAGCTTTCTCTGCAGGACATAGCAGAGTTGATCCGAGCCAGAGCCTGCCAGAGGGTGGTGGTCATGGTGGGGGCTGGCATCAGCACGCCCAGCGGCATTCCCGACTTCAG GTCACCAGGCAGCGGCCGCTACAGCAACCTCCATCAGTACGACGTCCCCTACCCAGAGGCCATTTTTGAGCTCTCCTTCTTCTTGTACAACCCCAAGCCATTCTTGTCTCTGGCCAAGAAGCTGTACCCTGGGAACCACAGGCCCAACGTCACTCACTACTTCCTGCGACTGCTGCACGACAAGGGGCAGCTTCTGCGGCTGTACACACAGAACATCGATGGGCTCGAGAGAG CGTCTGGCATCCCGGCCTCCAAGCTGGTTGAAGCTCACGGGTCCTTTGCCTCTGCCACCTGCATCGTCTGCCGAAGAACAGCCCCAGGGGAGGACTTCTGG GCTGACGTGCTGGGTGACCGGGTCCCCTGCTGCCCAGTTTGCGGCGGCATCATGAAGCCCGACATCGTGTTCTTTGGGGAGTCGCTGCCCGAGAGGTTCTTGCTGCATGTAGTTGACTTCCCCACCGCCGACCTGCTGCTCATCCTGGGGACCTCCCTGCAG GTGGAGCCTTTTGCCAGTTTGTCTGAGGCTGTGCGGAGCTCAGTGCCCAGACTGCTCATGAACCGGGACATGGTGGGGCCCTTGGCCTGGCGTCCTCGCAGCAGGGACGTGGTCCAGCTGGGGGACCTGGTTCACAGCGTGGAGAGGCTGGTGGAGCTGCTGGGCTGGACGGAAGAGATGAAGGATCTTGTCCGGCGGGAAACTGGGAAG GTCACTGGGAGCGACAAATAG
- the SIRT3 gene encoding NAD-dependent protein deacetylase sirtuin-3, mitochondrial isoform X2 yields MALWGRPAVRALRLWGPGGTSGWPFRGSFLAHIAAHVICDGKGGHLGNVGGRRPIAFSAGVSGILGNGGSSKKEKLSLQDIAELIRARACQRVVVMVGAGISTPSGIPDFRSPGSGRYSNLHQYDVPYPEAIFELSFFLYNPKPFLSLAKKLYPGNHRPNVTHYFLRLLHDKGQLLRLYTQNIDGLERASGIPASKLVEAHGSFASATCIVCRRTAPGEDFWADVLGDRVPCCPVCGGIMKPDIVFFGESLPERFLLHVVDFPTADLLLILGTSLQVEPFASLSEAVRSSVPRLLMNRDMVGPLAWRPRSRDVVQLGDLVHSVERLVELLGWTEEMKDLVRRETGKVTGSDK; encoded by the exons ATGGCGCTGTGGGGTCGGCCTGCCGTCCGCGCCCTCAGGCTCTGGGGCCCGGGAG GTACCTCAGGATGGCCATTCAGGGGCTCATTTCTTGCACATATCGCAG CGCATGTCATTTGTGATGGGAAAGGTGGTCATTTGGGGAACGTAG gtggCAGAAGGCCCATAGCTTTCTCTGCGGGTGTCTCTGGGATCCTTGGAAATGGTGGCAGCAGTAAGAAGGAGAAGCTTTCTCTGCAGGACATAGCAGAGTTGATCCGAGCCAGAGCCTGCCAGAGGGTGGTGGTCATGGTGGGGGCTGGCATCAGCACGCCCAGCGGCATTCCCGACTTCAG GTCACCAGGCAGCGGCCGCTACAGCAACCTCCATCAGTACGACGTCCCCTACCCAGAGGCCATTTTTGAGCTCTCCTTCTTCTTGTACAACCCCAAGCCATTCTTGTCTCTGGCCAAGAAGCTGTACCCTGGGAACCACAGGCCCAACGTCACTCACTACTTCCTGCGACTGCTGCACGACAAGGGGCAGCTTCTGCGGCTGTACACACAGAACATCGATGGGCTCGAGAGAG CGTCTGGCATCCCGGCCTCCAAGCTGGTTGAAGCTCACGGGTCCTTTGCCTCTGCCACCTGCATCGTCTGCCGAAGAACAGCCCCAGGGGAGGACTTCTGG GCTGACGTGCTGGGTGACCGGGTCCCCTGCTGCCCAGTTTGCGGCGGCATCATGAAGCCCGACATCGTGTTCTTTGGGGAGTCGCTGCCCGAGAGGTTCTTGCTGCATGTAGTTGACTTCCCCACCGCCGACCTGCTGCTCATCCTGGGGACCTCCCTGCAG GTGGAGCCTTTTGCCAGTTTGTCTGAGGCTGTGCGGAGCTCAGTGCCCAGACTGCTCATGAACCGGGACATGGTGGGGCCCTTGGCCTGGCGTCCTCGCAGCAGGGACGTGGTCCAGCTGGGGGACCTGGTTCACAGCGTGGAGAGGCTGGTGGAGCTGCTGGGCTGGACGGAAGAGATGAAGGATCTTGTCCGGCGGGAAACTGGGAAG GTCACTGGGAGCGACAAATAG
- the SIRT3 gene encoding NAD-dependent protein deacetylase sirtuin-3, mitochondrial isoform X6: MALWGRPAVRALRLWGPGGTSGWPFRGSFLAHIAVWISELRLLSVLAHVICDGKGGHLGNVGGRRPIAFSAGVSGILGNGGSSKKEKLSLQDIAELIRARACQRVVVMVGAGISTPSGIPDFRSPGSGRYSNLHQYDVPYPEAIFELSFFLYNPKPFLSLAKKLYPGNHRPNVTHYFLRLLHDKGQLLRLYTQNIDGLERASGIPASKLVEAHGSFASATCIVCRRTAPGEDFWADVLGDRVPCCPVCGGIMKPDIVFFGESLPERFLLHVVDFPTADLLLILGTSLQFSRWSLLPVCLRLCGAQCPDCS, encoded by the exons ATGGCGCTGTGGGGTCGGCCTGCCGTCCGCGCCCTCAGGCTCTGGGGCCCGGGAG GTACCTCAGGATGGCCATTCAGGGGCTCATTTCTTGCACATATCGCAG TCTGGATTTCTGAGTTAAGACTGCTTTCTGTTTTAGCGCATGTCATTTGTGATGGGAAAGGTGGTCATTTGGGGAACGTAG gtggCAGAAGGCCCATAGCTTTCTCTGCGGGTGTCTCTGGGATCCTTGGAAATGGTGGCAGCAGTAAGAAGGAGAAGCTTTCTCTGCAGGACATAGCAGAGTTGATCCGAGCCAGAGCCTGCCAGAGGGTGGTGGTCATGGTGGGGGCTGGCATCAGCACGCCCAGCGGCATTCCCGACTTCAG GTCACCAGGCAGCGGCCGCTACAGCAACCTCCATCAGTACGACGTCCCCTACCCAGAGGCCATTTTTGAGCTCTCCTTCTTCTTGTACAACCCCAAGCCATTCTTGTCTCTGGCCAAGAAGCTGTACCCTGGGAACCACAGGCCCAACGTCACTCACTACTTCCTGCGACTGCTGCACGACAAGGGGCAGCTTCTGCGGCTGTACACACAGAACATCGATGGGCTCGAGAGAG CGTCTGGCATCCCGGCCTCCAAGCTGGTTGAAGCTCACGGGTCCTTTGCCTCTGCCACCTGCATCGTCTGCCGAAGAACAGCCCCAGGGGAGGACTTCTGG GCTGACGTGCTGGGTGACCGGGTCCCCTGCTGCCCAGTTTGCGGCGGCATCATGAAGCCCGACATCGTGTTCTTTGGGGAGTCGCTGCCCGAGAGGTTCTTGCTGCATGTAGTTGACTTCCCCACCGCCGACCTGCTGCTCATCCTGGGGACCTCCCTGCAG TTTTCCAGGTGGAGCCTTTTGCCAGTTTGTCTGAGGCTGTGCGGAGCTCAGTGCCCAGACTGCTCATGA
- the SIRT3 gene encoding NAD-dependent protein deacetylase sirtuin-3, mitochondrial isoform X4: MALWGRPAVRALRLWGPGAHVICDGKGGHLGNVGGRRPIAFSAGVSGILGNGGSSKKEKLSLQDIAELIRARACQRVVVMVGAGISTPSGIPDFRSPGSGRYSNLHQYDVPYPEAIFELSFFLYNPKPFLSLAKKLYPGNHRPNVTHYFLRLLHDKGQLLRLYTQNIDGLERASGIPASKLVEAHGSFASATCIVCRRTAPGEDFWADVLGDRVPCCPVCGGIMKPDIVFFGESLPERFLLHVVDFPTADLLLILGTSLQVEPFASLSEAVRSSVPRLLMNRDMVGPLAWRPRSRDVVQLGDLVHSVERLVELLGWTEEMKDLVRRETGKVTGSDK, encoded by the exons ATGGCGCTGTGGGGTCGGCCTGCCGTCCGCGCCCTCAGGCTCTGGGGCCCGGGAG CGCATGTCATTTGTGATGGGAAAGGTGGTCATTTGGGGAACGTAG gtggCAGAAGGCCCATAGCTTTCTCTGCGGGTGTCTCTGGGATCCTTGGAAATGGTGGCAGCAGTAAGAAGGAGAAGCTTTCTCTGCAGGACATAGCAGAGTTGATCCGAGCCAGAGCCTGCCAGAGGGTGGTGGTCATGGTGGGGGCTGGCATCAGCACGCCCAGCGGCATTCCCGACTTCAG GTCACCAGGCAGCGGCCGCTACAGCAACCTCCATCAGTACGACGTCCCCTACCCAGAGGCCATTTTTGAGCTCTCCTTCTTCTTGTACAACCCCAAGCCATTCTTGTCTCTGGCCAAGAAGCTGTACCCTGGGAACCACAGGCCCAACGTCACTCACTACTTCCTGCGACTGCTGCACGACAAGGGGCAGCTTCTGCGGCTGTACACACAGAACATCGATGGGCTCGAGAGAG CGTCTGGCATCCCGGCCTCCAAGCTGGTTGAAGCTCACGGGTCCTTTGCCTCTGCCACCTGCATCGTCTGCCGAAGAACAGCCCCAGGGGAGGACTTCTGG GCTGACGTGCTGGGTGACCGGGTCCCCTGCTGCCCAGTTTGCGGCGGCATCATGAAGCCCGACATCGTGTTCTTTGGGGAGTCGCTGCCCGAGAGGTTCTTGCTGCATGTAGTTGACTTCCCCACCGCCGACCTGCTGCTCATCCTGGGGACCTCCCTGCAG GTGGAGCCTTTTGCCAGTTTGTCTGAGGCTGTGCGGAGCTCAGTGCCCAGACTGCTCATGAACCGGGACATGGTGGGGCCCTTGGCCTGGCGTCCTCGCAGCAGGGACGTGGTCCAGCTGGGGGACCTGGTTCACAGCGTGGAGAGGCTGGTGGAGCTGCTGGGCTGGACGGAAGAGATGAAGGATCTTGTCCGGCGGGAAACTGGGAAG GTCACTGGGAGCGACAAATAG
- the SIRT3 gene encoding NAD-dependent protein deacetylase sirtuin-3, mitochondrial isoform X8, which yields MALWGRPAVRALRLWGPGAHVICDGKGGHLGNVGGRRPIAFSAGVSGILGNGGSSKKEKLSLQDIAELIRARACQRVVVMVGAGISTPSGIPDFRSPGSGRYSNLHQYDVPYPEAIFELSFFLYNPKPFLSLAKKLYPGNHRPNVTHYFLRLLHDKGQLLRLYTQNIDGLERASGIPASKLVEAHGSFASATCIVCRRTAPGEDFWVEPFASLSEAVRSSVPRLLMNRDMVGPLAWRPRSRDVVQLGDLVHSVERLVELLGWTEEMKDLVRRETGKVTGSDK from the exons ATGGCGCTGTGGGGTCGGCCTGCCGTCCGCGCCCTCAGGCTCTGGGGCCCGGGAG CGCATGTCATTTGTGATGGGAAAGGTGGTCATTTGGGGAACGTAG gtggCAGAAGGCCCATAGCTTTCTCTGCGGGTGTCTCTGGGATCCTTGGAAATGGTGGCAGCAGTAAGAAGGAGAAGCTTTCTCTGCAGGACATAGCAGAGTTGATCCGAGCCAGAGCCTGCCAGAGGGTGGTGGTCATGGTGGGGGCTGGCATCAGCACGCCCAGCGGCATTCCCGACTTCAG GTCACCAGGCAGCGGCCGCTACAGCAACCTCCATCAGTACGACGTCCCCTACCCAGAGGCCATTTTTGAGCTCTCCTTCTTCTTGTACAACCCCAAGCCATTCTTGTCTCTGGCCAAGAAGCTGTACCCTGGGAACCACAGGCCCAACGTCACTCACTACTTCCTGCGACTGCTGCACGACAAGGGGCAGCTTCTGCGGCTGTACACACAGAACATCGATGGGCTCGAGAGAG CGTCTGGCATCCCGGCCTCCAAGCTGGTTGAAGCTCACGGGTCCTTTGCCTCTGCCACCTGCATCGTCTGCCGAAGAACAGCCCCAGGGGAGGACTTCTGG GTGGAGCCTTTTGCCAGTTTGTCTGAGGCTGTGCGGAGCTCAGTGCCCAGACTGCTCATGAACCGGGACATGGTGGGGCCCTTGGCCTGGCGTCCTCGCAGCAGGGACGTGGTCCAGCTGGGGGACCTGGTTCACAGCGTGGAGAGGCTGGTGGAGCTGCTGGGCTGGACGGAAGAGATGAAGGATCTTGTCCGGCGGGAAACTGGGAAG GTCACTGGGAGCGACAAATAG
- the SIRT3 gene encoding NAD-dependent protein deacetylase sirtuin-3, mitochondrial isoform X7, protein MALWGRPAVRALRLWGPGGTSGWPFRGSFLAHIAVWISELRLLSVLAHVICDGKGGHLGNVGGRRPIAFSAGVSGILGNGGSSKKEKLSLQDIAELIRARACQRVVVMVGAGISTPSGIPDFRSPGSGRYSNLHQYDVPYPEAIFELSFFLYNPKPFLSLAKKLYPGNHRPNVTHYFLRLLHDKGQLLRLYTQNIDGLERASGIPASKLVEAHGSFASATCIVCRRTAPGEDFWVEPFASLSEAVRSSVPRLLMNRDMVGPLAWRPRSRDVVQLGDLVHSVERLVELLGWTEEMKDLVRRETGKVTGSDK, encoded by the exons ATGGCGCTGTGGGGTCGGCCTGCCGTCCGCGCCCTCAGGCTCTGGGGCCCGGGAG GTACCTCAGGATGGCCATTCAGGGGCTCATTTCTTGCACATATCGCAG TCTGGATTTCTGAGTTAAGACTGCTTTCTGTTTTAGCGCATGTCATTTGTGATGGGAAAGGTGGTCATTTGGGGAACGTAG gtggCAGAAGGCCCATAGCTTTCTCTGCGGGTGTCTCTGGGATCCTTGGAAATGGTGGCAGCAGTAAGAAGGAGAAGCTTTCTCTGCAGGACATAGCAGAGTTGATCCGAGCCAGAGCCTGCCAGAGGGTGGTGGTCATGGTGGGGGCTGGCATCAGCACGCCCAGCGGCATTCCCGACTTCAG GTCACCAGGCAGCGGCCGCTACAGCAACCTCCATCAGTACGACGTCCCCTACCCAGAGGCCATTTTTGAGCTCTCCTTCTTCTTGTACAACCCCAAGCCATTCTTGTCTCTGGCCAAGAAGCTGTACCCTGGGAACCACAGGCCCAACGTCACTCACTACTTCCTGCGACTGCTGCACGACAAGGGGCAGCTTCTGCGGCTGTACACACAGAACATCGATGGGCTCGAGAGAG CGTCTGGCATCCCGGCCTCCAAGCTGGTTGAAGCTCACGGGTCCTTTGCCTCTGCCACCTGCATCGTCTGCCGAAGAACAGCCCCAGGGGAGGACTTCTGG GTGGAGCCTTTTGCCAGTTTGTCTGAGGCTGTGCGGAGCTCAGTGCCCAGACTGCTCATGAACCGGGACATGGTGGGGCCCTTGGCCTGGCGTCCTCGCAGCAGGGACGTGGTCCAGCTGGGGGACCTGGTTCACAGCGTGGAGAGGCTGGTGGAGCTGCTGGGCTGGACGGAAGAGATGAAGGATCTTGTCCGGCGGGAAACTGGGAAG GTCACTGGGAGCGACAAATAG
- the SIRT3 gene encoding NAD-dependent protein deacetylase sirtuin-3, mitochondrial isoform X9: MVGAGISTPSGIPDFRSPGSGRYSNLHQYDVPYPEAIFELSFFLYNPKPFLSLAKKLYPGNHRPNVTHYFLRLLHDKGQLLRLYTQNIDGLERASGIPASKLVEAHGSFASATCIVCRRTAPGEDFWADVLGDRVPCCPVCGGIMKPDIVFFGESLPERFLLHVVDFPTADLLLILGTSLQVEPFASLSEAVRSSVPRLLMNRDMVGPLAWRPRSRDVVQLGDLVHSVERLVELLGWTEEMKDLVRRETGKVTGSDK; the protein is encoded by the exons ATGGTGGGGGCTGGCATCAGCACGCCCAGCGGCATTCCCGACTTCAG GTCACCAGGCAGCGGCCGCTACAGCAACCTCCATCAGTACGACGTCCCCTACCCAGAGGCCATTTTTGAGCTCTCCTTCTTCTTGTACAACCCCAAGCCATTCTTGTCTCTGGCCAAGAAGCTGTACCCTGGGAACCACAGGCCCAACGTCACTCACTACTTCCTGCGACTGCTGCACGACAAGGGGCAGCTTCTGCGGCTGTACACACAGAACATCGATGGGCTCGAGAGAG CGTCTGGCATCCCGGCCTCCAAGCTGGTTGAAGCTCACGGGTCCTTTGCCTCTGCCACCTGCATCGTCTGCCGAAGAACAGCCCCAGGGGAGGACTTCTGG GCTGACGTGCTGGGTGACCGGGTCCCCTGCTGCCCAGTTTGCGGCGGCATCATGAAGCCCGACATCGTGTTCTTTGGGGAGTCGCTGCCCGAGAGGTTCTTGCTGCATGTAGTTGACTTCCCCACCGCCGACCTGCTGCTCATCCTGGGGACCTCCCTGCAG GTGGAGCCTTTTGCCAGTTTGTCTGAGGCTGTGCGGAGCTCAGTGCCCAGACTGCTCATGAACCGGGACATGGTGGGGCCCTTGGCCTGGCGTCCTCGCAGCAGGGACGTGGTCCAGCTGGGGGACCTGGTTCACAGCGTGGAGAGGCTGGTGGAGCTGCTGGGCTGGACGGAAGAGATGAAGGATCTTGTCCGGCGGGAAACTGGGAAG GTCACTGGGAGCGACAAATAG
- the RIC8A gene encoding chaperone Ric-8A codes for MDPGAVADAVETGKENVIMEALRTYNRENSQSFTFDDAQQEDRKRLAELLVLGLEQGLPLSRRVTWLQSIRILSRDRSCLDPFTSRQSLQALACYAGISSSAGSAPEALNMDIVLEALKCLCNLVLSSPVAQVLAAEARLVVSLAERVGLHGESGVPHDVQFFDLRLLFLLTALRADVRQQLFQELRGVRLLTNALELTLGVTPKDSAPEPLPPQETERAMEILKVLFNITFDSVKREVDQEDAALYRHLGTLLRHCVMVAAAGDRTEEFHGHTVNLLGNLPLQCLDVLLTLEPQEGSLEFLGVNMDVIRVLLSFLEKRLHQTHRLKERVAPVLSVLTECARLHRPARKFLKAQVLPPLRDVRTRPEVGELLRNKLVRLMTHLDTDVKRVAAEFLFVLCSESVPRFVKYTGYGNAAGLLAARGLMAGGRPPGQYSEDEDTDTDEYKEAKASINPVTGRVEEKPPNPMAGMTDEQKEHEAMRLVNMLDKLSRHRVIQPMGMSPRGQLTSLQDAVCESLQGQVCSDPDSDPD; via the exons ATGGATCCCGGTGCGGTTGCGGATGCCGTGGAGACGGGGAAGGAGAACGTAATTATGGAGGCCCTGCGCACGTACAACCGGGAG AATTCCCAGAGCTTCACGTTTGATGATGCCCAACAGGAGGACAGGAAG AGACTGGCGGAGCTGCTGGTTTTGGGCCTGGAGCAGGGCTTGCCACTCTCCCGCCGCGTCACTTGGCTGCAGAGCATCCGCATCCTGTCCAGGGACCGCAGCTGCCTGGACCCCTTCACCAGCCGCCAGAGCCTGCAGGCCCTGGCCTGCTATGCTGGCATCTCCAGCTCCGCGGGGTCAGCCCCTGAGGCCCTGAACATGGACATTGTCCTCGAGGCCCTCAAGTGTCTGTGCAACCTGGTGCTCAGTAGCCCGGTGGCACAGGTTTTGGCAGCAGAGGCCCGCCTGGTGGTGAGCCTGGCGGAGCGCGTGGGGCTGCACGGGGAGAGCGGCGTCCCGCACGACGTCCAGTTCTTTGACTTGCGCCTCCTCTTCCTGTTGACGGCGCTGCGTGCTGACGTTCGCCAGCAGCTGTTTCAGGAGCTGCGGGGTGTGCGTCTACTGACAAATGCGCTGGAGCTGACGCTGGGGGTGACCCCCAAAGACAGCGCCCCGGAGCCCCTTCCTCCCCAGGAGACAGAGCGGGCCATGGAGATCCTCAAGGTGCTTTTCAACATCACGTTTGACTCCGTTAAGAGGGAGGTGGACCAG GAAGATGCTGCCCTTTACCGACACCTGGGGACCCTCCTGCGGCACTGTGTGATGGTGGCTGCTGCTGGAGACCGCACGGAGGAGTTCCATGG CCACACAGTGAACCTCTTGGGGAACTTGCCCCTCCAGTGTCTGGACGTCCTCCTCACCCTGGAACCGCAGGAAGGATCCCTGGAGTTCCTGGGCGTGAACATGGATGTGATCCGTGTCCTCCTCAGCTTCCTGGAGAAGCGTCTGCACCAG ACGCACAGGCTGAAGGAGCGCGTGGCCCCCGTGCTGAGCGTGCTGACCGAGTGTGCCCGCCTGCACCGCCCCGCCCGCAAGTTCCTGAAGGCCCAG GTGCTGCCCCCACTGAGGGACGTGAGGACGCGGCCGGAGGTGGGCGAGCTGCTGCGGAACAAGCTGGTGCGCCTCATGACGCACCTGGACACTGACGTGAAGAGGGTGGCGGCAGAGTTCCTGTTCGTCCTCTGCTCCGAGAGCG TGCCCCGCTTCGTCAAGTACACGGGCTACGGAAACGCCGCCGGCCTCCTGGCTGCCCGGGGCCTCATGGCAGGGGGCCGGCCTCCAGGCCAGTACTCGGAGGACGAGGACACGGACACAGACGAGTACAAGGAAGCCAAAGCCAG CATAAACCCGGTGACCGGGAGGGTGGAAGAGAAGCCGCCCAACCCCATGGCGGGCATGACGGACGAGCAGAAGGAGCACGAGGCCATGAGGCTGGTGAACATGCTTGACAAGCTTTCCAG GCACAGAGTCATCCAGCCCATGGGCATGAGTCCCCGGGGACAGCTTACATCCCTGCAGGACGCTGTGTGCGAGAGCCTACAGGGGCAGGTCTGCTCGGACCCCGACTCGGACCCCGACTGA